In the Pseudoalteromonas undina genome, one interval contains:
- a CDS encoding DUF6445 family protein, with the protein MKNLTVNPNLIIKKLMIPGTKLSAFVVDDFLLDTNSVMNFAHNIAYFNPMFSDNSFYPGIRDNMPQPYLRVLHAFFQNEILPKIDNKNYQESILHKSLLSLVSCKPANLIVDQKVPHIDSCDERDYAFVHYLSPEELGGTSIYKYIPKNIIEFKQQHKPLLADIVNEVKKAPDEHQGYLSGSTSLFEQVFKVDAKFNRLVIYQGNLLHSANIYSEQSCLADAKKGRLSIASFASVR; encoded by the coding sequence ATGAAAAATTTAACTGTAAACCCAAACTTAATAATTAAAAAGTTGATGATCCCAGGCACTAAACTATCAGCCTTCGTTGTAGATGATTTTCTTTTAGATACCAATAGTGTAATGAATTTTGCCCATAACATAGCCTATTTTAATCCTATGTTTTCAGACAATTCTTTCTATCCTGGCATTCGCGACAATATGCCACAACCCTACCTAAGGGTTTTACATGCGTTTTTTCAAAATGAAATACTGCCTAAAATAGACAATAAAAATTATCAAGAGTCTATTCTTCATAAAAGTTTACTTTCATTAGTTTCATGCAAACCTGCAAATTTAATTGTTGACCAAAAAGTACCGCATATTGATTCATGTGATGAAAGAGATTACGCATTTGTACATTACTTATCGCCAGAGGAGCTTGGTGGAACAAGTATTTATAAGTATATACCTAAAAACATTATTGAATTTAAACAACAACATAAGCCACTGCTCGCAGATATAGTTAATGAGGTTAAAAAAGCCCCTGATGAACATCAAGGCTATTTATCTGGCAGCACCAGTTTATTTGAGCAGGTCTTTAAAGTTGATGCTAAATTTAACCGCCTTGTTATTTACCAAGGCAACTTATTGCACAGTGCAAATATTTATTCTGAACAGAGCTGCCTAGCCGATGCTAAAAAAGGCCGTCTTTCGATAGCCTCTTTTGCAAGTGTGAGATGA
- a CDS encoding isoaspartyl peptidase/L-asparaginase family protein has translation MKKSLLLGLIATSLMGLSTQALSENTNTPFAIAIHGGAGTIEKSKFTADQEQAYRNKLAEAVEAGYKVLEQGGESLDAVTTAIEVLEQSPYFNAGRGAVYTYEGSHELDASIMDGRNRQAGAVSGIKHIESPIKLARLVMEKSVHVMLSGQGAEEFAKEQGISLVENNIFDTEHRYEALLKAKKKLEASKNTSKDYQAAHKALPVNYKVGTVGAVALDKQGNLAAGTSTGGMTAKRFGRIGDAPVIGAGTFAENASCAVSATGHGEYFIRYNVASDICARVKYQGKTIDQAGNEVINEVLKPIGGTGGVIIIDTKGNISLPFNTSGMYRASKSNTQATYVGIFSDE, from the coding sequence ATGAAAAAATCACTATTATTAGGGCTCATTGCAACAAGTTTAATGGGGTTGAGCACGCAGGCATTGAGTGAAAACACAAATACGCCGTTTGCCATTGCGATTCATGGCGGTGCAGGCACGATTGAAAAAAGTAAATTTACGGCAGATCAAGAGCAAGCTTATCGCAATAAATTAGCAGAAGCTGTTGAGGCCGGATATAAGGTACTTGAACAAGGCGGAGAAAGCCTTGATGCAGTGACTACTGCCATTGAAGTACTTGAACAATCGCCTTATTTTAATGCTGGGCGTGGTGCGGTATATACCTATGAGGGTAGTCACGAATTAGATGCCTCTATAATGGATGGTCGCAATCGTCAAGCAGGCGCTGTGTCAGGTATTAAACATATCGAAAGTCCAATTAAACTTGCCCGGTTAGTAATGGAAAAATCAGTGCATGTGATGTTAAGTGGTCAAGGTGCAGAAGAGTTTGCCAAAGAGCAAGGCATTAGCCTAGTAGAGAACAATATATTTGATACTGAGCATCGTTATGAGGCTTTATTAAAAGCCAAAAAGAAACTCGAGGCGAGCAAAAATACCAGTAAAGATTATCAGGCAGCGCATAAAGCGTTACCAGTAAATTATAAAGTGGGCACGGTCGGAGCGGTGGCACTGGATAAACAAGGGAATTTAGCAGCGGGCACGTCAACTGGCGGAATGACCGCAAAACGTTTTGGTCGTATTGGCGATGCACCGGTTATTGGCGCAGGTACTTTTGCTGAAAATGCCTCATGTGCGGTTTCGGCAACTGGGCACGGCGAATATTTTATTCGTTATAATGTGGCAAGTGATATTTGTGCGCGAGTAAAGTACCAAGGTAAAACCATAGACCAAGCAGGTAATGAAGTAATAAACGAGGTGCTTAAACCGATAGGGGGCACCGGCGGTGTTATTATTATTGATACAAAAGGCAATATTAGTCTGCCGTTTAATACTTCAGGCATGTATCGTGCGAGTAAATCGAATACCCAAGCAACTTATGTAGGTATTTTTAGCGACGAATAA
- a CDS encoding SapC family protein → MAEQQVQPLHNEKHANTKIKNGINIEFMKTQHLVPVVAHEFARIANEFPMSFVKNNETGTFQAVAMFGLEPGENLFIDGDKWTASFAPMATTRYPLGLVKHPEQDQFGIVIDEASSLVGEEEGNALFENGEETDYLKRRKEALVSFIEFSQVTDAFTKFLADKELLVAQTLTVDIKGEKKDINGIYLIDEKKLNELSDADFLELRKRGYLAPIYSFLTSTHQVARLARLKAQQA, encoded by the coding sequence ATGGCGGAGCAACAAGTACAGCCTTTACACAACGAAAAACATGCCAACACTAAAATTAAAAATGGCATCAACATCGAATTTATGAAAACTCAACACTTAGTGCCAGTGGTTGCACATGAGTTTGCGCGTATCGCCAATGAATTCCCAATGTCTTTTGTTAAAAATAACGAAACAGGTACTTTTCAAGCGGTTGCAATGTTTGGCCTAGAGCCAGGCGAAAATTTATTTATTGATGGCGACAAATGGACAGCATCATTTGCGCCTATGGCAACAACGCGTTACCCATTAGGTTTAGTAAAGCACCCAGAGCAAGATCAATTTGGTATCGTAATTGACGAAGCGAGCTCATTAGTTGGTGAAGAAGAGGGTAATGCATTATTCGAAAACGGTGAAGAAACTGATTACCTTAAGCGTCGTAAAGAAGCGTTAGTATCGTTCATTGAGTTTTCTCAAGTAACTGATGCTTTCACTAAATTCCTTGCTGATAAAGAACTACTGGTAGCACAAACGCTAACAGTTGATATTAAAGGTGAGAAAAAAGACATCAACGGTATTTACCTTATCGATGAGAAGAAACTAAATGAGCTAAGCGATGCAGACTTTCTTGAGCTTCGTAAGCGCGGTTATTTAGCACCAATCTATTCTTTCTTAACGTCTACACACCAAGTAGCACGTTTAGCACGTTTAAAAGCGCAACAAGCGTAA
- a CDS encoding tryptophan halogenase family protein, with the protein MDIKKVAILGGGTAGWLAANHIGKELLKRKGVSVTLIESPDIPPIGVGEGTVPDIRNTLKTFGIREDEFIRQCDATFKQSIKFVNWMDKKKHGEGNFFHHLFDVPSPYDTKHLTQYWLNDKQTTKSHAQFLSSQHAICEAGLAPKNITNAQYEGELAYAYHFNAGKFAQLLACNAKDKFSVSHVHTNVTQVKLANDGTIAALVTDSEGELEFDFYIDCSGFESLLIDKALKVPFVDVSDSLLINSALVVQVPTKEDDDIPPYTLATAHQAGWIWDIALTNRRGVGFVYSNNHMTDEQAHEKLDRYLGASKQDLSYRKIPMRVGYRKKFWHKNCVALGLAQGFLEPLEATSILLTDFSAKFLTLRFPSSTKQLEQLETRFNHAMGYAWERAIDFIKLHYCISDRTDSAFWVANKNDETTSESLKEKLSLWEEFIPVRDDFFSQFEVFYLENFLFVLYGMNYNTKASPCSKAEHEHCLVRLQQRAEIDQYLLNKLPNHRALLDKIKQYGLQTI; encoded by the coding sequence ATGGATATAAAAAAAGTGGCAATTTTAGGTGGTGGAACAGCTGGTTGGCTAGCTGCAAACCATATTGGCAAAGAGCTACTAAAACGCAAAGGTGTTTCTGTGACTTTAATTGAGTCACCCGATATACCGCCAATTGGAGTAGGTGAAGGTACAGTACCTGACATTAGAAACACGCTAAAAACTTTTGGTATTCGTGAAGATGAATTTATTCGCCAATGCGATGCAACGTTTAAGCAGTCGATAAAGTTCGTCAACTGGATGGATAAAAAAAAGCATGGAGAAGGTAATTTTTTTCATCATTTATTTGATGTACCAAGTCCCTACGATACCAAACACTTAACTCAATATTGGTTAAACGATAAGCAAACAACAAAAAGTCATGCGCAGTTCCTATCTTCTCAGCACGCTATTTGTGAGGCTGGTTTAGCCCCTAAAAATATCACTAATGCCCAATATGAGGGCGAGTTGGCTTATGCGTATCATTTTAATGCAGGGAAATTTGCGCAACTGCTAGCGTGTAATGCAAAAGATAAGTTTTCGGTGTCTCACGTACATACCAATGTAACTCAAGTAAAGCTTGCTAATGATGGCACAATAGCAGCGTTAGTGACTGACAGCGAAGGTGAACTTGAATTTGACTTTTATATTGATTGTTCGGGGTTTGAATCTTTACTGATAGATAAAGCTTTAAAAGTCCCTTTCGTTGATGTGTCTGATAGCTTACTGATAAATAGCGCCTTAGTTGTGCAAGTACCTACAAAAGAAGACGATGATATTCCGCCTTATACACTTGCTACCGCTCATCAAGCTGGCTGGATTTGGGACATTGCGCTTACAAATAGGCGGGGAGTGGGTTTTGTTTATTCGAATAACCACATGACCGACGAACAAGCACATGAAAAACTGGACCGTTATCTAGGGGCAAGTAAGCAAGACCTTAGCTATCGAAAAATCCCCATGAGAGTTGGTTATCGTAAAAAGTTTTGGCATAAAAACTGTGTCGCACTTGGCTTAGCGCAAGGATTTTTAGAGCCATTAGAGGCAACCTCCATTTTATTAACTGACTTTTCAGCGAAGTTTTTAACCCTACGTTTTCCATCATCAACAAAGCAGCTTGAACAGTTAGAAACGCGTTTTAATCACGCTATGGGGTATGCATGGGAGCGTGCTATTGATTTTATTAAATTACATTATTGTATTTCAGATAGAACAGATTCAGCTTTTTGGGTAGCCAATAAAAATGATGAGACTACCTCTGAGTCATTAAAAGAAAAGCTTAGTTTGTGGGAAGAGTTCATTCCAGTTAGAGATGACTTTTTCAGCCAGTTTGAAGTATTTTACTTAGAGAACTTTTTATTTGTACTCTATGGAATGAATTACAACACTAAGGCATCGCCTTGTTCAAAAGCAGAGCATGAACATTGTCTAGTGCGTTTACAACAACGAGCTGAGATTGATCAATACTTACTTAATAAGCTACCCAATCACAGAGCGCTTTTAGATAAAATTAAACAATATGGCCTGCAGACAATCTAA